A segment of the Manihot esculenta cultivar AM560-2 chromosome 13, M.esculenta_v8, whole genome shotgun sequence genome:
ATTGCTCACAACTAAAATGTTCTTATCATCGTAATCATTTACAGAGAATTCAGCAGGCGGTTCAAGAACATTACCATTTTCCAATTCCATCAcatttttaatagttttttttttaatttaaaatagaaaattattaaatcatttaaaaataggagagtacaaaaattaaaattaaaatacggATATATCCAACGTCCCCATGCCCTTCCCTAGCACTAATCATTTGGTCGTTCCTCCTTGAAGAAGCATGCAAGAACACAACGTTTATTCAAAAGGAACCTTCCTTGCTATTATAACAAAAAGTAAATGTTTATTTAAAAGGAATCTCCCCTGCTATCTAAGAAAAATTCAATACGCAGAATTAGCTCATTTGACAAATTTCTCGGCAGCAATTTCATTGAAAATGTTTTCTGAATGTCTATTACTCACAGCATTTTTCAGTTGTGCACCAGCTCCAAAGCTTGATTTTCCAGCTGGAATTGGGAGGACCTTTGGATCACTAATGGGGTCAGAAACAGGATCTGTTGGCATCTCATCTGCTGATTCACGAAGTATGGCATTGAACATGGCTACATCTAGTCTTTGTACCAGCTGCTCCATTATCTACAAACAGAACAGGAAAGTGTCATACATCTATCAGAATTTGTAAGCATATTATGAAAGAGCTACTATGCGGGGAGCATGTGAAAATTGGCCCAAAGATGGAAACTTGATGGTCAAGGTCCAGGCATGGAAAAAATTTGTACAAATCAAGAGTTCAATAGACTACATTTTCTCAAATTCACCTTACAGGACTCTTTAAACCATTCGAGTGAACACCTTGTAGAGAGAATCGGAACAAGCAAAAAGTGCAAATGGCAAGATGGACATATTCTCACCTGAAGGGAAAAATCAACTAATCCACAGGAGAAAATACTTAATTGCAATATATAAAACATACCAATCTAGCAAGCACAGGCAAGCAACCACATTCATGTCCCCCAGATCGAATTGGGCACAGCCTTTCACATGCATCCTTAAAGGCCTTCTTCCATAAATCAATAGCAAAATTCCCCTGTTCTTGATCACCCAGTCCATACCTTCTGGCATGGGTCTTCTTTGAATTTGAGCCCTTCACTGCTGTGGGCTGCATGTGAGGAGTCAGAGTCTGGGGCGCAGGCAACAGAAAACAATATAAGCACACTTCAATTTTTATGCTCAAATTTCAGAATTGAGCTGCATAAGCCATAACAAAATATGATCTGACCTGCCACCAAACTGACTCAACAATTCGTGAGAAGATCCAAGCTTCAACTTTTTCCAGTGCTACTATAAATGTGTGAGGTTCTTCCCACTCATCAGAACCTTTTGATTTATCATTTTTCTCATCTTCACAAGGAGAGGCCTCAAGCCTACCCTTTTGACCAACATTTGGAATAATAGACGGTGCTGATGCAAGTTGCAATTTCTCAACAACCTGACTTACTATTGCTCTCAGCACAATTGAATTTGACAACCAGAAAGTTAACCTGGTTAAAAAGGGGGGCTAGAATTTTCAGTAAGTTATTCCACAAGGTACCCTTTCATGAGCAAGTTTTATTGccagagaaaaataatttccgGTGTCTTATTCACTGGAAAACCTGGTTTTAGTTTTGTAAACTGGGatctttatttattattcacaaatcatgataattaattaatggCTACTAAAATTAACAGGCTTGGTTAGAAAACTGGTATCTTACATACCTTGGAACATCATTTCCACAAGCTTTGGAAGCCAAAACTAAACCTGAGATGATAGCTCTAGCTGCACTCGCCCTCTTAGCCTGTGAACTTGCCTTGCAAGCATGAAGATAGAACCTTGAAAGACGCCTGGCTGGAGCATGAACTTTGTTTGCAGAACTGCCATGCTCAGCAACAACTGAATAAAGACCAACCTCAAGAACTGCAGCTTCCATCAGCTCTTCCTTGAGCATTTCAACTTTGGATTCCATTTCAACTTTGTATCCGGAAAAGCTGTTTTCTACTTGTTCTTTTTCACTTGGTGGAAAATTCTCATCAACTTCGTGAATGTCCCCCGAGGCATCAATTTCCTTTGGCCTTTCAATGAGCTGAACCTTGTTTGTAGAGTTTCCATGCCTGACAGCAGCTGGGTAAAGGCCAACCTCTTCAGCAGCAGTTCCATTTAACTCTTTCTCAAGTATTTGAACTTCAGATTTCAATTGGGTTTTGTAGTCAGAGTGGAGGTTCGTTTGCTTCTGTTTTTCACTTGACATGTGATATAAACCACTTTTGTGAAAAATTTCAGGAACATCAATTTTGTTTGCTTTCTCCACAAACTCTAAATTGTGGAAGGATTCATCACTTTCAGCTACATTAAACTGTAGTTGAACAGACTTTAGATGCTTTAATTTATCTTTGCGTGTATTGCCCTGCACTGCATTTGACATCCTGTTGGATGCAAGGGTACTACTCCTTAAATTGACTTGTCTCTTCATAGGTTCTTGAGGCAACTTGCCCGCAAATTTTTCCTCCTCTAAACTATGATTCTTCAACAACATCAACTCCTCTTCCTGCCCATTATCTTCCACCTcctttttcagtttatcttcCATAAGACCAACTTGTAAATTACTAGTTTTAGCAATCACTTGTCCAATTTGTTCACCATTCCAAGCTTTTCCATCAGCCTCTTGATTGGTTTGAGACACTTGAAGGTCTACATGGACTGAGTTCTTACCCGCCTGAATATAATTGTCAGACAACACAGTTTTGGGCCCAAGATCATTTATGTAATTCTGCATATTAGATGATAAGCCCGTTGATGATGAAGTGGATGAAGCTCCATTCAAATGTTTGGATGCTTCGCCTATGGTATTCAACTCTGAGTTTGAATGTGCAACTCCGGAAGGAAAATTAGCCTCCCCATTAACCCTCCTACTGTCATTGGTTGCTGATCCTGTCAAATTCTGCAGTTCAAAGGCAACCCATCATTACAGTCTACAAAGAAATACCTAGACTTCATGCTGACAGAGACAACCTCTACAGAAAGAAACGAACTTCACAAGTAtggcaaaaattaaaaaataaatattcgcACAGGATCAATGTCTTGTCAATCTGTAACCCCAAGAGCTGCAAGAATGAATCTGAAAAACATCAAAGCTTTGATGTCAAGGAGCTCAAGCAATGGAATTTGTTCATAGGCATAGATACTTCTATTGGATTTCCTCTCTTTTTACATACTTCAAGCTGAATTGATGTCATAAAGTTCAATTCCATAAACTGGAGTTCTAATCCAATCCAATTTCATTATAGAAGGCaagatcttaattttttttttatcacgtCTGCAGAATGCTCAacgttaaaaaaaatttgttgaAGAATGCATCAAATTAAGGAATAACTATAATTGAAATTGTACCTTTTCATCCTGAGCTGGTGAACCCTTATTAGACtcaaaagcaaaagatgaaatAGTCCTTGATGAATGTGAGGAAACATTATCATCAACATCATCATCGGTGAATGAGGCAAATTCACTTTCCTCATCATTCCCTTCATTTGTCACCTCTGAAACAGATTCACTTCCATCCTTGTCAAGTGACACTTCTTTAGACAAGATAGAATTATCTCTATCAAATGGTTGGATACTAACATAAAGAACTGGCTGCGCTGTACTCCTAGAACTCTTCTTGAAGTTGACAGGAGTGCTTATGGTTATGGTATCTTTGATGATTCCATAATCTGCAAGGTTTATGACTGCTGATCCCAATAGTTGACCTTTCATTGCCCTGTCTTTTCTAACTTCATACAAGCTCAACTCTAAGTAGTTCTTCTGGAAACTGTCACGAGCAGTGCCTTTTCTGGATGTTTCCCTGAATAATGTGACTGAAAGTCTGAAAGTCTCACTAAATTCAACTTTCCCATCTCCAATATTGGAAGTGAAAGAACCAGAACACTGATCACCATTATCCCAATGAAGCAATACAGATTCTACAGATTTCAGGGACTGAAATGAAGGCCAAGGCTTAATTTCTTGTATGTAAATGAGGTAATCAACCAGCACTGAAGTGCCTTTTCGGTTCTTTGATCTTAGACCAAGAACCATCTTGTGAGGATCCTGGCTTTGCTCTTCTTGGGTCTGATCAGTCAATTAGAATGCATCTAGAATTGTGATTGAAAGTTAAAAAACTTGAAGTCAATACAAAACATCAGTAAATgacaacattaaaatatgcataATCGTGATGCAGAACACGGAGTTGGGAGAGAGAACGTGGGTAGGCCCccaaatacaaataaaatagcAATATTTCTGAGTATGACTTAGTCCATTCATGCTATGCATTAGCTTTAAATAAAAGAGATTAAGTAAGCCAAACCTTAGcccttaataattttatatcctTGAAGAGAACTTCCACAATTTAAAACAATGAACAACCATAACTATTTTGCGACTgttgagagagggagagagaggtcAAAATGTAAAGAAAGGGAGGCTTCTTGAACCGAGTTTATCAGAGTTTCTATAAGAAAACATACAATCAATTCAAGgagggaaaaaataaaaaacaaatcatAATTAAAGCAGGAATAAATACCATGCTGAACAATAGGCAAGCAGAGAATCCAAGAAAAGTGCAGAAGGAGACAAACCACACAAGTCAACAAAGCAGCAAACTAATAATCATATTCTAAAAGATATTAGATCCAGCTAAGATCAACACCCAAAAACAAAACAAGTTAAGTAAACCAAGAAAAGAAGATCCAAGATGAGAAATGTCCACAATCGCTAAGCAAAATCCTCATCCAATGAAGCAAAAAAAGCTAAAGAACTGCACTTTATCCGATCAAATACAGAATTACTCAAGAGGGTAATTGAGTTACCTGAAGAAAGACAGGAAAGTGCAGGAAAGGAATCAATAACAGGAGAAAAATGTCAGTGGAGGAGAGAATGAGAAGCTAAAGCTGAGAATAATAGAACAAAAAAAATGTACTTTTAGTTATTTGTGCAGTGTTTGTGAGAGAATACGTAGGAGCTGTAGCAGAGACTGAGTTGAGGTTTCGTTTTCATTATGTTTTGGTTAATTAGCTACCAACTCAAGTGGGAAAGCTgcgaatgaaaaaataaaaattcttgaaACGGAAAAtgcaagaaaatataaaatggaTTACAACACAAAGAGGAGGGAAAGGAATCATACCCAACCAAACTCCCAAAATCCCTCTTTTTTAAGTCGAGTTCCATTATCATTTCAAGcttgtctttttttttctttttcccttatttttattgttttttataaaaagaaaaatgaaaaaatgaaagaaaaaaaaaaaacttgttgGGCTTGTTGCATTTTAAGCTTGAATTTCGACGTGTGTAGACTTAGTTTGGGCCCACCAATCCATTCCATTGTTAACTACTTTCcatgtttcataatttttattattattattttatatatattaaaaaatattattttttattaattttgtaattatattcattttaaataaattaaatacgaATTAACCTACATTTTGTTTAATAAAAGGTAAAATAAGTaagatttttcatatttttaaattttataaatttttattggtTTAAGGGGATAAATTTTTCATAgagatattaaaaataaaacatttttaacCCATTAATTTAACGGATGAAAgatatagttttttttaaattctcaaaaatcccaaaaaaattattttaaaaaactgtAATACcttctaaaaataaatttataatttttaaatcttgaaaaatctccattttctttaaaaaaaactcTTCCCAAACAAATCCTTAATAGGACACAAAGtcttactaaaaaaataatttttatttttattttctttaatatatctatttaattttcacataattatacatgtaaatataacaatttttattgggtaaattcaatataatcttgaagttaaataaaataaataactgatttaatttaaagatGATTTCTCATTAATATTTATACAAGACCAGATTTTTgggtaatttttaaatatttagtttaataaaaaaaattagaaaacatgaattaattaaatatttttaaaatattaataaaataactataattcacaataatataatataaaatttaaaaatcttccTGCCAATATTTCTTTGATCGCTACAAAAAAATTGCTAAACTCAATTGTAAAGAAGTATAACATTTgctactataaataaaatttataggtTAATTGAATTCAtaaagtttattttaataaataaaattagctaatttatttataaaattaaaaagtagttTCAATTAACTATgtcaaaaattaattagaaaaactACAAGTAAacaagagaaaatttattgaaattcaattaatttaagaaattttttgaaataaaaataaatttaataatagtagaaagtcaaataaattataattataattaagacattggattaaaaaaataatatatatatatatatattattatcccCGTAGTTGATAATAAGCAATAGAAATTATGTGATATTATTCACCCATtacatctaaaattttctataaatttctcttgacaaaataatttttctataaatttttaagATCAAAACCtcaaatagaaataaatattgaataattagtaatacaattaatataaataaaatttcaaagtcTTAACAATTATACATcatactaatttttaatttaaaataatattaattggtgcaattaaaatatacaaaataataaattcttaaaaaatatataatactaaATAAAAGGCTcagatttaaaactttaccctcttttatatatacatatatataaaaaaaatattatagaaaTAGGCGAAAATAgcaagttcaaaatttttttaaaatttttttttattttatattaatttttttatttataattttataaaaaatatttgaattatttttttaagaaataaaggATTTCAAACAAAAtcttaaagaataaaaaaattatgattttgataAATAAAGTGAGAAATTGGTTAATAAATAAAAGCTATTGCCACACCGAAAATGGCTACGAGCACAATGTATTTACTACTTACATTTTTGGCATTTACGAGGCAGTGGCTTACAGCCTTACAGGCGACTTGCTGATTCAGGTTCCCTTGCCAGTACAGCCTTCCCTGATTTCGAAGCCCCTCGTTTTTAATTCGCAATTCTTAGACCCATCTCTATGTAAACGACCCTTCACTTCCAATTTCTCACAGCAGTCCAGGAGAAGCACACTCGGCGAGGAACTGCGAGATCCACTGTCAGTTTTCTATTATCTCCTTTCTTCTTTGTTCCTTTCGGTTTTTATTCAACAACTGGTATGCTTTTGAGTTCTTTGATTTAAACAATGTGTACCCTTTTGGGTTCTTTGATTTGGGCATGCTGCGAAAATGGAATTAGAGGAGAAACTGCAGTTGtaaatttcttttgtttttcaatatagTTGTTGAAGACCTCCATTAATCATTGCTCAGCTTATTTGTTGGCGATATTCAGTGCCATGAGTGGATATTTGTTGCGAGAGTCTGagttaggtgaaactttggcaTAACTTGGAAAGGTGGGGGGAGATGGTGGAGGAATGAGGAAATTTTGATGAGCAAATGGATAGAATAAATTGTGGTTAGAGTGGTTTATGCTAGTGATAGTGATTTGGTCAACACTAATATAGTTGGACAAGGCAGGTGGTAAAATATTGCTAGGTGTAACATAGTAATATGTATAGTTCGTGTGGTTCAAGATTGGCAAATGTAAATCAAACTAAGGTGAAATTGAGTTGTCTGGGAAGTTGAAAGTTAGAGGGGAGTTGGTATTTGTTTTTTGATGTGGAAAATTGGACTATGGTGAAAGTTGTATCAGCTATGCTATGTTGTAGTTAACCAGTTGTCTTGACTCAATGTAGTTAGCTAATGTGTTTGAAGATATTCAATAGTCCGGGTTTGGAATTAATAATAAACTATAATGTGTGTTGATACAGGGGACTCTTTTTGGTATCCTTTCATACTTTCTTGCTAAGATGATATTTATTTCATCAATGCCATAATTGAGAGACTGCACACTAATGATGACTCACATTCCAGAAGGCTTGAATTTCACTACTAAGTTGCTTAACATTTTGAAGAGTATGCTATGGGCTGTGAAGGAAGGTTTAACTTCCAGATCTTGTTGCAgaatttaaatatgttttagtATAAAATTTAGACTTGcttactatttaaaaaaatttatatatgtgCATATGTGGTTTAGAATGCTTTTATAAACTCACTTCATGACATCTTTTTTACTGGCTACCTGTGAATGAATTATCTCTTTATCCTAATTACATGATTTTTCATCCTGCTAGAAATTCCTCTTCAGATGTCTGATGATGTGGAAAATCCTAAAGTTAAGATTGACCAAAAAGGACCAGGAGCCTCACCTCCTGCCTATGAAATTCAGCCAACCTGGTATAGCAGCTTACTTCATCAAACCTCTATCTATGGTGTAGCTGCAGGATATTGCATTTCAGCATCTCTGCTCTCCATCATCAACAAGTGGGCTGTCATGAGATTCCCTTATCCTGGAGCTCTAACTGCTCTACAGTATTTCACTAGTGCTGCTGGTGTTCTTGTCTGTGGATGGTTTAAACTCGTGGAGCATGACCCACTTGACCTTCTGACTATGTGGCGTTTCTTGCCAGCAGCCATTATGTTCTACCTTTCACTCTTTACCAACAGTGAGCTCTTACTTCATGCCAATGTTGATACCTTTATTGTCTTTCGTTCTGTAGTCCCTATATTTGTTGCAATAGGAGAAACTCTGTTTCTGCACCAGCCATGGCCAGCATTGAAGACATGGCTCTCGCTGGCAACCATCTTTGGAGGAAGTGTGCTTTATGTTATAACAGATTACCAATTCACAGTCACAGCATATAGTTGGGCTCTAGCTTATTTGGTGAGCATGACAGTAGATTTCGTGTACATAAAGCATGTTGTGATGACTATAGGTTTAAATACATGGGGTCTTGTGTTGTATAACAATCTTGAGGCCCTCCTACTCTTTCCTCTGGAATTGCTTATAATGGGTGAACTGAAGAAGATAAAGCATGAAATTTCTGATGGGTCAGATTGGTACTCTTTTGAGGTGGTTCTGCCTGTTGGGCTGTCTTGCTTGTTTGGTTTATCCATCTCGTTCTTTGGGTTTTCTTGCCGGAAGGCAATTTCCGCGACAGGATATACTGTTCTTGGAGTGGTGAACAAGCTGTTGACAGTGGTAATCAATCTGGTTATTTGGGATAAGCATTCCTCATTAATTGGGACAGTAGGGCTTCTCATTTGTATGCTAGGTGGAATTATGTATCAGCAATCCACAAGTAAGCCCAAGTCTGTTCCTGAAGTAAAATCAGAAGAAACCGAGGAAGAACAGCAGAAGCTGCTAGAAATGCAAAGCAAACTAGAAAGCAACAACAGTGAGACAGAAGTTACTGAATCTCAACAGGGAAATGAGACTGTTCAAAAGACAATTGGATAGTTCCATGTTAAAAGATCAGCGTGAGGATTTGAGGTTTTCTAGTTGGTAAGATGTTGGAATAGAAAATTATGATACCTTATGGATAGCCTGTGCTTGAACAGAATTTTTGCTATTGCAAATTTAGGTGCCTAAGTGGTAATTATTCTTTTCCTTATATATATCCTCTTCTACAGAATTTTAGATTTATTAGATAAAGTCAAACAGGTCAGGTGGATTATGACAATCTATTGATTTATTCTTGTTCAATTTTTTTCCAAatccaaatagtcccagcagtAATGTCCAAAAATGTATTGATTGTAACAGAGCCCAGTTATTTTGATTGTTAGTAATTTTCTTTGTATGCTGAATGTCATCATTGTTTCTTGTGTCTCAATGTGCTCTGTGTGTGTTGTTGCAATGGTAGAAATTCTGATGAAAATAGCAATCCCTTTAGGATCTTAACCTGTTTGATTAAAATCATCAGCAAATCAGCACTTGTTTAATGTGAGTTGGGTCATTATCTGGCATTCCTGAAAGTAATAATGATCTTTTCATGGTGTCCCTGGTCTTAAAAAGTTTATATTGCGTCAGGGACTTGTGTAATGAAGCATGGCATGCACCAATTCAAGGAAAAAGCTAAGATGATCAACATCGAAACTTTACATTTGGGAGTGGCAATTTTCTAAAAGCTAATGTGTTTTGCTTACGGTCTTCTAGCGTCCTTTGGGGACTGCAAAGCATTGTAGTCGTCAATTCTCATCAAATTCCTGAATTGAGATTTACTCCTTTCGCATTGTGAGGTCAAGTTTGAAATCTAAGATTGAGCAATACTGCTAAGATACTGTGGGCTGCAAAGAAATCACCATTCACAATTCCTTGGCTTATGCGACATGTTCCTCGTACAAAACAAGAGTTTCCAATGTTGCAGGAACCTAGAATGTTACTTATCACCAATAATCGCTTACAGGCAAGCAATTGAAAATGCTATGGTTGCTTTTGCAGAGCAGCTAGAAGATCCCTGGCCACTTGGGATACAGAAAATCAATCACTGCCTTCAAAATTGAACAGCACAAGTCCTGAGAACGGTGCTTTAATCAGTCGGCTCAATACTGTGTATCAAGCAGCTGAAGCAACTGGGTACCAAAATCACAAACACACAATGCTTCTAGTTTTAAAGTTAATATGCTTATTTTCTAAACTCCCAGAAAGCTTGTAAAGCCAGATGTGCAAGAATTACTGGAACCCAAATAGAAGTACACCAGAGTGAAGCAATGATCATGACTCAGTAACTCGGTCATTGTTAGTaaagcaaaaagaaaagaaaattcaatttacaaaactataatttaaaacagaaaataaccttcaaaagatcaatAAATTTTCTGATGAGAGAACGACCCTTCTCTTTCCTCTTTAAATCCttgatttcttttttccttctgTAACTCTCGAGTACATCTTCTTTATTCTGTACTTCTTTCATATCTCTGGCATCGTCGGACCCAAAAAATACATCT
Coding sequences within it:
- the LOC110629356 gene encoding GDP-mannose transporter GONST3 — translated: MSDDVENPKVKIDQKGPGASPPAYEIQPTWYSSLLHQTSIYGVAAGYCISASLLSIINKWAVMRFPYPGALTALQYFTSAAGVLVCGWFKLVEHDPLDLLTMWRFLPAAIMFYLSLFTNSELLLHANVDTFIVFRSVVPIFVAIGETLFLHQPWPALKTWLSLATIFGGSVLYVITDYQFTVTAYSWALAYLVSMTVDFVYIKHVVMTIGLNTWGLVLYNNLEALLLFPLELLIMGELKKIKHEISDGSDWYSFEVVLPVGLSCLFGLSISFFGFSCRKAISATGYTVLGVVNKLLTVVINLVIWDKHSSLIGTVGLLICMLGGIMYQQSTSKPKSVPEVKSEETEEEQQKLLEMQSKLESNNSETEVTESQQGNETVQKTIG
- the LOC110629355 gene encoding uncharacterized protein LOC110629355, with translation MVLGLRSKNRKGTSVLVDYLIYIQEIKPWPSFQSLKSVESVLLHWDNGDQCSGSFTSNIGDGKVEFSETFRLSVTLFRETSRKGTARDSFQKNYLELSLYEVRKDRAMKGQLLGSAVINLADYGIIKDTITISTPVNFKKSSRSTAQPVLYVSIQPFDRDNSILSKEVSLDKDGSESVSEVTNEGNDEESEFASFTDDDVDDNVSSHSSRTISSFAFESNKGSPAQDEKNLTGSATNDSRRVNGEANFPSGVAHSNSELNTIGEASKHLNGASSTSSSTGLSSNMQNYINDLGPKTVLSDNYIQAGKNSVHVDLQVSQTNQEADGKAWNGEQIGQVIAKTSNLQVGLMEDKLKKEVEDNGQEEELMLLKNHSLEEEKFAGKLPQEPMKRQVNLRSSTLASNRMSNAVQGNTRKDKLKHLKSVQLQFNVAESDESFHNLEFVEKANKIDVPEIFHKSGLYHMSSEKQKQTNLHSDYKTQLKSEVQILEKELNGTAAEEVGLYPAAVRHGNSTNKVQLIERPKEIDASGDIHEVDENFPPSEKEQVENSFSGYKVEMESKVEMLKEELMEAAVLEVGLYSVVAEHGSSANKVHAPARRLSRFYLHACKASSQAKRASAARAIISGLVLASKACGNDVPRLTFWLSNSIVLRAIVSQVVEKLQLASAPSIIPNVGQKGRLEASPCEDEKNDKSKGSDEWEEPHTFIVALEKVEAWIFSRIVESVWWQTLTPHMQPTAVKGSNSKKTHARRYGLGDQEQGNFAIDLWKKAFKDACERLCPIRSGGHECGCLPVLARLIMEQLVQRLDVAMFNAILRESADEMPTDPVSDPISDPKVLPIPAGKSSFGAGAQLKNAVGNWSRWLTDIFGIDDNDSLENVNELDSNKTECETSFKAFQLLNALSDLMMLPFEMLADGSTRKEVCPTFGAGIIERVLNNFVPDEFNPDPIPEAIFESLDSEDLAENENEYITSFPCMATPTIYSPPPAASLTNIIGEVENQTLQRSGSAVLRKAYTSDDELDELDSPMTSIIIDNPRSSVPTASNWMPKSNGGRKVVRYQLLRQVWKDGE